The proteins below come from a single Geobacillus thermoleovorans genomic window:
- a CDS encoding YrzA family protein gives MPNISLDLIEDKIEFFEADDLRTLEKKINEQIEHNKALLLSVHHVSHQMHVMENGKRWYSAVVHFKAKK, from the coding sequence ATGCCGAACATTTCTCTTGATTTGATCGAGGACAAAATCGAATTTTTTGAAGCGGACGACTTGCGGACGCTCGAGAAAAAAATCAACGAACAAATTGAACATAACAAGGCGCTCTTGCTTTCCGTCCATCATGTATCCCATCAAATGCACGTCATGGAAAACGGAAAGCGGTGGTACAGCGCAGTCGTTCATTTCAAAGCGAAAAAATAA
- a CDS encoding O-methyltransferase has translation MLSNDIVSYLQKLRPAPDEDIEEMEQYAYRHRIPIMDPVSVEVLLFILKLIRPRRILEIGTAIGYSAIRMAKALPDARIVTIEKDRERYERARFYIEKTNTKRQIEAVLGDALAVEAGVAAAAPFDVLFIDAAKGQYERFFTLYEPFVAAGGLIISDNVLFKGLVAAEAPADNRRLWNIARKIRRYNEWLMSRSGYDTVIIPVGDGLAISKKRGEEQ, from the coding sequence TTGCTTTCCAATGACATTGTTTCGTACTTGCAAAAGCTGCGTCCGGCGCCGGATGAGGACATTGAGGAGATGGAGCAGTACGCCTATCGACACCGCATACCGATCATGGATCCGGTGAGCGTCGAAGTGCTGTTATTCATCTTGAAGCTGATCAGGCCGCGCCGCATTTTGGAAATCGGCACGGCGATCGGCTATTCGGCGATCCGGATGGCAAAGGCGCTGCCGGATGCGCGCATTGTGACGATCGAAAAAGACCGGGAGCGGTATGAGCGCGCCCGTTTTTACATCGAAAAGACGAACACCAAGCGGCAAATCGAGGCGGTGTTGGGCGATGCGCTCGCGGTCGAGGCCGGTGTGGCGGCCGCCGCGCCGTTTGATGTGCTGTTTATTGATGCCGCCAAAGGGCAATATGAGCGCTTTTTTACGCTCTATGAGCCGTTTGTGGCTGCAGGCGGCCTCATCATCAGCGACAACGTCTTGTTTAAGGGGCTCGTCGCCGCCGAAGCGCCGGCGGACAATCGACGGCTTTGGAACATCGCCCGAAAAATTCGCCGCTACAATGAGTGGCTCATGAGTCGAAGCGGTTATGATACGGTCATCATTCCGGTCGGCGATGGGCTCGCCATATCGAAAAAACGAGGTGAAGAACAGTGA
- the greA gene encoding transcription elongation factor GreA has protein sequence MANEKQYPMTKEGKEKLEQELEYLKTVKRKEVVERIKIARGFGDLSENSEYDAAKDEQAFVESRIQMLENMIRNAVIIEEDKENPDVVSLGKSVTFIELPDGEEETYTIVGSAEADPFEGKISNDSPIAKSLLGRRVGDEVTVQTPGGEMLVKIVAVK, from the coding sequence ATGGCGAACGAAAAGCAGTATCCGATGACGAAAGAGGGAAAAGAGAAACTGGAACAAGAGCTTGAGTACTTAAAAACGGTCAAGCGGAAAGAAGTGGTGGAGCGCATTAAGATTGCGCGCGGGTTCGGGGATTTGTCGGAAAACTCGGAGTACGATGCTGCCAAAGATGAGCAGGCGTTTGTCGAATCGCGCATCCAAATGCTTGAAAACATGATCCGCAACGCCGTCATCATTGAAGAAGACAAAGAAAACCCGGACGTCGTCTCGCTCGGCAAGTCGGTCACGTTCATTGAACTTCCAGACGGCGAGGAAGAGACGTATACGATCGTCGGCAGCGCTGAAGCCGATCCGTTTGAAGGGAAAATTTCCAACGACTCGCCGATTGCGAAATCGCTTCTCGGCCGCCGCGTCGGCGATGAGGTGACGGTGCAAACGCCGGGCGGGGAAATGCTTGTGAAAATCGTGGCTGTGAAATAA
- a CDS encoding YrrS family protein, translating into MAQMGTRFAARAKRRRINRWLNGAIAVVVLLILIVGGNLLFGDQPSEKAVDREAKTEAANAKRVEVETGEAAAPAEAETPAEEEDAASTDETSEAGMTETPGPPGSNVEKEIVNPAWQPIGTTQTEPHETVFKKDSVDWKEMLDAVSYATGIAPEEMIVWFIGNNGPNKAVATISTKDQIAHYKVYIEWVTNEGWKPTKVQKLKQKP; encoded by the coding sequence GTGGCGCAAATGGGGACACGCTTTGCCGCCCGCGCCAAGCGGCGGAGAATCAACCGTTGGCTCAATGGAGCCATTGCCGTTGTCGTGCTGCTCATTTTGATTGTCGGCGGGAACTTGCTGTTTGGCGATCAACCGAGCGAGAAGGCGGTTGATCGCGAAGCCAAAACAGAAGCGGCCAATGCGAAGCGGGTGGAAGTGGAAACAGGCGAAGCGGCGGCGCCGGCGGAAGCCGAAACGCCCGCCGAGGAAGAAGATGCTGCTTCCACCGATGAAACGAGCGAAGCGGGCATGACAGAAACGCCGGGCCCGCCGGGGTCCAACGTTGAAAAAGAAATCGTCAACCCGGCATGGCAGCCGATCGGTACGACGCAAACGGAGCCGCATGAAACGGTGTTTAAGAAAGATTCGGTCGACTGGAAGGAAATGCTCGATGCCGTCAGCTATGCGACCGGCATCGCCCCGGAGGAGATGATCGTTTGGTTCATCGGCAACAACGGGCCGAACAAAGCAGTCGCGACGATTTCGACGAAAGATCAAATCGCCCATTACAAAGTGTACATTGAATGGGTGACGAACGAAGGCTGGAAGCCGACGAAAGTGCAAAAGTTGAAGCAAAAGCCATAA
- a CDS encoding peptidoglycan D,D-transpeptidase FtsI family protein encodes MWKKRTLAMLALIQLGLLLLVGRLAQIQLIDAESFANHNLIAESVAQRTQELIIDDGRGSFVDRNGAPLTKRYVPSLVLFPFLTTMKWPMEQVARITGVSKEEIRRQLEQADGPFVLEKDGEPLALSAQQMKQINDLRIPGVLAVNKQYSLEVVYAPHLLGFTRPDQELIKKRYPKRPLPPKTEVGIQGLEKAFDEFLLADGETKLLYHVDAEGRPLFGLDVKYSDTGNPFYPVTVQTTLDRDLQQEMEQIVDRYGLKKGGLVLLDIDTNSVLAMVSRPNMDPRDPYKNRGAENQIVLPQIPGSIFKTVIAAAALDEGLASLETTFDCSRKIDGKTRDEEHDYGMLDLADSFAVSCNNAFATLGKQLIEHDPDVFETYARKLGLYPTAGWEGAVYHEEHFRQFPEEQKGTIWHDPRDKRVPLAVAQTAIGQKNVRVSPLGVANMMATIARGGEALQVRAVDKVLYKNGATLFSFPPQPASDMAPIAPQTAEELQRLLRSVVTKEDGTGRRFRSLPYPVAGKSGTAETGKMDGGAEFINKWFAGYFPADRPKYALAVVELDCPSGRASTNDVFAAAVEALYAYDHAKNEVK; translated from the coding sequence ATGTGGAAAAAACGAACGCTTGCCATGCTCGCCCTCATTCAACTGGGCTTGTTGTTGCTTGTCGGGCGATTGGCGCAGATCCAGCTGATTGACGCCGAGTCGTTCGCCAATCATAATTTAATTGCCGAAAGCGTCGCCCAGCGGACACAAGAACTGATCATTGACGACGGGCGCGGCTCGTTCGTCGACCGAAATGGCGCGCCGCTCACGAAGCGATACGTGCCGTCGCTTGTCTTATTCCCGTTTTTAACGACGATGAAATGGCCGATGGAACAAGTCGCCCGCATCACCGGCGTCTCTAAAGAAGAGATCCGCCGCCAGCTTGAGCAGGCGGACGGTCCGTTCGTCTTAGAGAAGGATGGAGAGCCGCTCGCCTTGAGCGCCCAGCAAATGAAGCAAATTAACGATTTGCGCATTCCGGGCGTCTTAGCTGTCAATAAACAATACTCTCTTGAGGTGGTGTACGCTCCGCATTTGCTTGGCTTCACCCGCCCAGATCAGGAGCTCATCAAGAAGCGTTATCCAAAACGGCCGCTGCCGCCAAAGACCGAAGTGGGCATTCAAGGACTTGAGAAGGCGTTTGATGAGTTTTTGCTCGCCGACGGCGAAACGAAGCTGCTTTATCACGTTGACGCCGAAGGGCGGCCGCTGTTTGGGCTCGATGTCAAATACAGCGATACGGGCAACCCGTTTTATCCCGTCACCGTGCAAACGACGCTTGACCGTGACTTGCAGCAAGAGATGGAGCAGATCGTTGACCGATACGGGTTGAAAAAAGGCGGTCTCGTTTTGCTGGATATTGACACAAACAGTGTGCTCGCCATGGTCAGCCGCCCAAACATGGACCCGCGTGATCCGTACAAAAACCGCGGGGCGGAAAACCAAATAGTGTTGCCGCAAATCCCTGGCTCGATTTTTAAAACAGTCATTGCGGCCGCGGCGCTTGATGAGGGGCTCGCCTCGCTTGAGACAACGTTTGACTGCAGCCGAAAAATTGACGGCAAAACCCGCGATGAGGAGCATGATTACGGCATGCTTGATTTAGCGGACAGCTTTGCCGTCAGTTGCAACAATGCTTTCGCCACGCTCGGCAAGCAGTTGATCGAGCACGATCCCGATGTGTTTGAAACGTATGCGAGAAAGCTTGGGCTGTATCCGACGGCCGGCTGGGAAGGGGCGGTGTACCATGAAGAGCATTTCCGTCAGTTCCCGGAGGAGCAGAAAGGAACGATTTGGCATGATCCGCGCGACAAGAGGGTGCCGCTTGCGGTGGCGCAAACGGCGATCGGGCAAAAAAATGTACGCGTCTCGCCGCTTGGCGTCGCCAACATGATGGCGACCATCGCCCGCGGCGGCGAAGCGCTTCAGGTGCGGGCCGTTGACAAAGTGCTGTATAAAAACGGTGCGACCCTCTTTTCGTTTCCGCCTCAACCGGCTTCAGACATGGCGCCGATCGCGCCGCAGACGGCCGAAGAGCTGCAGCGGCTTTTGCGCAGCGTTGTCACCAAAGAGGATGGCACCGGCCGCCGCTTCCGTTCGCTGCCGTATCCGGTCGCCGGCAAATCCGGGACGGCGGAGACAGGAAAAATGGACGGCGGTGCTGAATTCATTAATAAATGGTTTGCTGGCTATTTTCCAGCCGACCGCCCGAAATACGCCCTCGCTGTCGTTGAGCTCGACTGCCCGAGCGGGCGGGCCTCGACGAATGATGTGTTCGCCGCCGCAGTCGAGGCGCTTTATGCTTATGACCACGCCAAAAATGAAGTGAAGTGA
- a CDS encoding PLP-dependent cysteine synthase family protein has translation MRVAKSIHELIGHTPVVEITRFPLPEGVRLFAKLEYFNPGGSIKDRLGQELLREAFASGKLKEGGTIIEPTAGNTGIGLALAAIGKNVNIIFCVPEKFSIEKQQLMKALGAQIVHTPTEEGMEGAIRKAEELARTIPGAYCPQQFQNPANPRTYYKTLGPELWDDLDGQIDIFVAGAGSGGTFMGTATFLKEKNPAIKTVIVEPEGSILGGGKPGPHRTEGIGMEFLPPFMDPDYFDAIYTIADDDAFRRVSELARQEGLLVGSSSGAAFHAALMEAEKAKPGTNIVVIFPDGSERYLSKHIYEGGR, from the coding sequence ATGCGCGTAGCAAAAAGCATCCATGAGTTGATCGGCCATACGCCGGTTGTCGAAATTACGCGCTTCCCCCTCCCGGAAGGCGTTCGGCTGTTCGCCAAGCTTGAATACTTCAATCCTGGCGGAAGCATTAAAGACCGGCTCGGACAAGAGCTGTTGCGCGAGGCGTTTGCATCAGGAAAACTGAAAGAGGGGGGCACGATCATCGAGCCGACGGCCGGCAACACCGGCATCGGTCTGGCGCTGGCGGCGATCGGCAAAAACGTGAACATCATTTTTTGTGTGCCGGAAAAATTCAGCATCGAAAAACAACAGCTGATGAAGGCGCTCGGGGCGCAAATCGTTCATACACCGACTGAAGAGGGAATGGAAGGAGCAATCCGCAAAGCGGAGGAGCTCGCCCGCACGATTCCAGGCGCCTATTGCCCCCAGCAGTTCCAAAACCCGGCCAATCCAAGGACGTATTACAAGACGCTCGGTCCGGAGCTGTGGGACGATTTGGACGGACAGATCGACATTTTTGTCGCCGGCGCCGGCTCCGGCGGCACGTTTATGGGGACAGCGACGTTTTTAAAAGAAAAAAACCCGGCCATTAAAACGGTCATCGTGGAACCGGAAGGCTCGATTTTAGGCGGCGGCAAGCCGGGTCCGCATCGGACGGAAGGGATCGGCATGGAGTTTTTGCCGCCGTTTATGGATCCGGATTATTTTGATGCCATCTACACGATCGCGGACGATGACGCGTTCCGGCGCGTCAGCGAACTCGCGAGACAGGAGGGGCTTTTGGTCGGCAGTTCGTCCGGCGCCGCGTTTCATGCCGCCTTGATGGAAGCAGAGAAGGCAAAGCCAGGGACGAATATCGTCGTCATTTTTCCGGACGGGAGCGAACGCTATTTAAGCAAACACATTTATGAAGGTGGGAGGTAA
- the mtnN gene encoding 5'-methylthioadenosine/S-adenosylhomocysteine nucleosidase, which translates to MKAAIIGAMEEEVAILRSRMEGREETVIAGCEFSKGRLDGVEAVLLKSGIGKVNAAMGTTLLLDHFRPDFVINTGSAGGFLPSLRVGDLVISEEVVHHDVDVTAFGYAYGQVPGLPARYRADEALVEAAKQAAARLDGLQAVTGLIATGDSFMNDPKRVEFVRGQFPELCAVEMEAAAIAQVCVQFGTPFVIIRALSDIAGEESGVSFEQFLETAAKHSAELVLSMLSVMKQKRY; encoded by the coding sequence ATGAAAGCAGCCATTATTGGAGCCATGGAAGAGGAAGTGGCGATTTTACGTTCGCGCATGGAAGGGCGCGAGGAAACGGTCATCGCCGGGTGCGAATTTTCCAAAGGGCGCCTTGACGGCGTGGAGGCGGTGTTGTTGAAATCCGGGATCGGCAAAGTGAACGCCGCCATGGGAACGACGCTTCTGCTTGATCACTTTCGCCCTGATTTCGTGATCAATACCGGTTCGGCCGGCGGATTTTTGCCTTCGCTTCGTGTCGGAGATCTTGTCATTTCCGAGGAAGTCGTCCATCATGACGTCGATGTGACCGCGTTCGGCTACGCTTACGGGCAAGTGCCTGGCCTGCCGGCGCGCTACCGGGCGGATGAGGCGCTTGTTGAGGCGGCCAAGCAGGCGGCGGCGCGGCTTGATGGCCTGCAGGCAGTGACCGGCTTGATCGCCACCGGCGATTCGTTTATGAACGATCCAAAGCGAGTCGAATTTGTGCGCGGTCAGTTTCCGGAATTGTGCGCCGTCGAAATGGAAGCGGCGGCGATCGCCCAAGTGTGCGTGCAATTTGGAACGCCGTTTGTCATCATCCGGGCGTTGTCTGATATTGCTGGTGAGGAGTCGGGCGTGTCGTTTGAACAGTTTTTGGAGACGGCGGCGAAACATTCGGCTGAACTTGTCTTGTCGATGCTTTCCGTTATGAAACAGAAGCGCTATTAA
- the udk gene encoding uridine kinase, giving the protein MGKKPVVIGVAGGSGSGKTSVARAIYDHFGDRSILVLEQDFYYKDQSHLPFEERLKTNYDHPLAFDNDLLIEHIHKLLRYEPIDKPVYDYTLHTRSSDVIRVEPKDVIIVEGILVLEDERLRNLMDIKVYVDTDPDIRIIRRLIRDIKERGRTFDSVIEQYLSVVRPMHNQFVEPTKRYADVIIPEGGQNVVAIDLMVAKIRTVLEQKAVL; this is encoded by the coding sequence ATGGGGAAGAAGCCCGTTGTCATCGGCGTCGCCGGCGGCTCCGGCTCGGGGAAGACGAGCGTCGCCCGCGCGATTTACGACCATTTCGGCGACCGCTCGATCCTTGTTTTGGAGCAAGACTTTTACTATAAAGATCAAAGCCATCTTCCGTTTGAAGAGCGGCTGAAGACGAACTATGACCATCCGCTGGCGTTTGACAACGATTTGTTGATTGAGCATATTCATAAGCTGCTTCGCTATGAGCCGATTGACAAGCCGGTGTACGATTATACGCTGCACACTCGCTCAAGCGACGTCATTCGCGTGGAGCCAAAGGATGTCATCATCGTGGAGGGCATTCTTGTCTTGGAGGATGAGCGACTCCGCAATTTAATGGACATTAAAGTATATGTCGACACCGACCCGGACATCCGCATCATCCGCCGTCTCATCCGCGATATTAAAGAGCGCGGCCGCACGTTCGATTCGGTCATCGAGCAATATTTGTCCGTCGTCCGGCCGATGCACAACCAGTTTGTCGAACCGACGAAGCGCTACGCGGATGTGATCATTCCGGAAGGCGGACAGAACGTCGTCGCCATCGATTTAATGGTGGCAAAAATTCGCACAGTTCTTGAACAAAAAGCGGTTTTGTAA
- a CDS encoding peptidase U32 family protein, giving the protein MLLKNDRISEIIDGKRVIVKKPELLAPAGNLEKLKIAVHYGADAVFIGGQEYSLRANADNFTIEEIREGVEFANRYGAKVYVTANIYAHNENIPGLDDYLRALEDAGVCGIIVADPLIIETARRVAPKLEVHLSTQQSLTNWKAVQFWKEEGLERVVLAREVGAEEIRQIKEKVDIEIEAFIHGAMCSAYSGRCVLSNHMTARDSNRGGCCQSCRWDYDLYQLSDGREIPLFEKGDAPFAMSAKDLNLIRAIPVMIELGVDSLKIEGRMKSIHYVATVVSVYRKVIDAYCADPDHFTIREEWVRELEKCANRETAPSFFDGFPDYTNHMYGTHSRKTTHEFAGLVLGYDPETGIATVQQRNHFRPGDEVEFFGPEIENFTQVIEKIWDEDGNELDAARHPLQIVKFKVKRPLFPYNMMRKEN; this is encoded by the coding sequence ATGCTTTTAAAAAATGATCGCATCTCCGAAATCATTGACGGCAAGCGCGTCATTGTGAAAAAGCCAGAGCTGCTCGCCCCGGCCGGCAACTTGGAAAAACTGAAAATCGCCGTCCATTACGGCGCAGACGCCGTCTTTATCGGAGGCCAAGAGTACAGCTTGCGCGCCAACGCCGACAACTTTACGATCGAGGAAATTCGCGAAGGGGTCGAATTTGCCAATCGATACGGAGCCAAAGTATACGTAACGGCCAATATTTACGCCCATAACGAAAACATCCCTGGCCTTGATGACTATTTGCGGGCGCTTGAAGATGCCGGTGTTTGCGGCATCATCGTCGCCGACCCGCTCATCATCGAAACGGCGCGCCGGGTGGCGCCGAAGCTTGAAGTGCATTTAAGCACGCAGCAATCGCTTACCAACTGGAAAGCGGTCCAATTTTGGAAAGAGGAAGGGCTCGAGCGGGTTGTGCTCGCTCGTGAAGTGGGCGCAGAAGAAATCCGGCAGATCAAAGAGAAAGTCGATATTGAAATCGAGGCGTTCATCCATGGGGCGATGTGTTCCGCCTACTCCGGCCGCTGTGTATTGAGCAACCATATGACGGCGCGCGACTCAAACCGCGGCGGATGCTGCCAGTCGTGCCGCTGGGATTACGATTTGTATCAGCTCTCGGACGGCCGGGAAATTCCGTTGTTTGAAAAAGGGGACGCCCCGTTTGCGATGAGCGCGAAAGATTTGAACCTAATCCGCGCCATTCCGGTGATGATCGAATTGGGTGTGGATAGCTTGAAAATTGAAGGGCGGATGAAATCGATCCATTACGTGGCGACGGTTGTCAGTGTCTACCGGAAAGTCATTGATGCCTACTGCGCTGACCCAGACCATTTCACGATCCGCGAAGAGTGGGTGCGGGAGCTGGAGAAATGCGCCAACCGCGAGACGGCGCCGTCGTTCTTTGACGGCTTCCCGGATTATACGAACCATATGTACGGGACGCACAGCCGGAAAACGACGCATGAATTCGCCGGTTTGGTGCTTGGCTATGACCCGGAGACGGGCATCGCCACCGTCCAGCAGCGCAACCATTTCCGCCCGGGCGATGAAGTCGAATTTTTCGGTCCGGAAATTGAAAACTTCACCCAAGTGATTGAGAAAATTTGGGACGAAGACGGCAACGAGCTTGATGCGGCGCGCCATCCGCTGCAAATCGTGAAGTTTAAGGTCAAGCGCCCTCTCTTCCCGTACAACATGATGAGAAAGGAGAATTAA
- a CDS encoding class I SAM-dependent methyltransferase — MGREFLDLFEQWAESYDRSVEGYDEQYRDVFAGYDRILSTVADKAGQVVLEFGVGTGNLTKKLLERGKQVYGIEPSAPMRKKAAEKLSGRAVILDGDFLQFPTPPEPIDTIASTYAFHHLTDAEKDEALAKYSQLLHPGGKIVFADTAFRDKEAFRQAIEEARARGFHDLADDLEREYYTTLDVLASLFSKHGFSASFAQQNAFVWVMEAVKQTT; from the coding sequence ATGGGCAGAGAGTTTCTTGACTTGTTTGAGCAATGGGCGGAATCGTATGACCGATCGGTCGAAGGATACGATGAGCAATATCGAGACGTGTTTGCCGGTTATGACCGCATTTTAAGCACGGTCGCCGACAAAGCCGGCCAAGTCGTGCTCGAGTTTGGCGTCGGCACAGGCAACTTGACGAAAAAGCTGCTTGAGCGCGGCAAGCAGGTGTACGGGATCGAGCCATCGGCGCCGATGAGGAAAAAAGCGGCGGAAAAGCTCAGCGGGCGAGCGGTCATTCTGGACGGCGATTTTTTGCAATTTCCGACACCGCCGGAGCCGATCGACACGATCGCCAGCACGTATGCGTTTCATCATTTGACGGATGCGGAAAAAGACGAAGCGCTGGCCAAATATAGTCAATTGCTCCATCCGGGTGGTAAAATAGTGTTTGCCGATACGGCGTTTCGCGACAAAGAGGCGTTCCGCCAGGCGATTGAGGAAGCCCGAGCGCGCGGCTTCCACGATTTGGCCGACGATTTGGAACGCGAATATTATACGACGCTTGACGTATTGGCATCACTGTTTTCCAAGCATGGCTTTTCCGCCTCCTTTGCGCAGCAAAACGCGTTCGTCTGGGTGATGGAGGCGGTGAAACAAACGACATAG
- a CDS encoding peptidase U32 family protein has translation MKKPELLVTPTSVAHIDELAEAGADAVIIGEQRYGLRLAGEFSRHDVAAAVKAAHRRGMNVYVAMNAIFHNDKVDELGDYVAFLADVGADAIVFGDPAVLLTVRETAPHMKLHWSTETTATNWYACNYWGRKGAKRAVLARELNMDAILEIKAHAEVEIEVQVHGAMCMYQSKRSLIGSYFEYQGKVMEVERKKYEKGMFLYDKERDNKYPIFEDENGTHIMSPNDVCMIDELGDMVEVGIDSFKIDGILHEPRYITEVTKLYRRAIDLCADDRERYEREKEELLAAVEALQPPHRRIDTGFFFKETIY, from the coding sequence GTGAAAAAACCCGAATTGCTCGTGACGCCGACGAGCGTTGCCCATATCGACGAGCTGGCTGAAGCCGGAGCGGACGCGGTCATCATTGGCGAGCAGCGCTACGGTTTGCGGCTTGCCGGCGAATTTTCCCGCCATGATGTCGCTGCCGCCGTCAAAGCCGCCCACCGGCGCGGCATGAACGTGTATGTGGCGATGAACGCCATTTTCCATAACGATAAAGTGGACGAGCTTGGCGACTACGTCGCGTTTTTGGCTGATGTCGGCGCCGATGCCATCGTCTTCGGCGATCCCGCGGTGCTCTTGACTGTCCGAGAAACGGCGCCGCACATGAAGCTCCACTGGAGCACGGAGACGACAGCGACGAACTGGTATGCGTGCAACTATTGGGGCCGGAAAGGGGCGAAGCGCGCCGTCTTGGCCCGCGAGTTGAACATGGACGCCATTTTGGAAATCAAAGCCCATGCCGAAGTGGAAATCGAGGTGCAAGTGCACGGCGCGATGTGCATGTACCAATCGAAGCGCTCGCTGATCGGCAGCTATTTTGAATATCAAGGGAAAGTGATGGAAGTTGAACGGAAGAAGTACGAAAAAGGGATGTTTCTTTACGACAAAGAGCGCGACAACAAATATCCGATTTTTGAAGACGAAAACGGCACGCATATTATGAGCCCGAACGATGTTTGCATGATCGATGAGCTCGGCGACATGGTCGAGGTCGGCATCGACAGCTTTAAAATTGACGGGATTTTGCACGAGCCGCGCTACATTACCGAAGTGACGAAGCTGTACCGCCGCGCCATCGATTTATGCGCGGATGACCGCGAGCGGTACGAACGGGAAAAAGAGGAGCTGCTTGCGGCCGTTGAAGCGCTTCAGCCGCCGCATCGCCGCATCGACACCGGATTTTTCTTCAAAGAGACCATTTATTGA
- the mltG gene encoding endolytic transglycosylase MltG encodes MKQNDFRAPEARLVRKIVLIVCAVLLAAFVIAGASSFLYIRSALKPVDPNDRTPVHVSIPIGSSAAAIAEQLEQKRLIKSAAVFRLYVRWKNESGFQAGEYELTRAMPMARIIELLKTGKSLKIGLKLTVPEGSQLVQIADLIAAKTGYKQEQIMKLLNDRAYIERLMKMHPDLLTDDIFRKGIRYPLEGYLFPATYVFADEKPPLSEIIEAMVAKTAAVLDTYKAAMKEKNMSPHQLLTMSSLIEEEATEKADRQKIASVFYNRLHRGMPLQTDPTVLYALGEHKERVLYKDLQVNSPYNTYIHKGLPPGPIANAGVMSIEAALEPAATDYLYFLATPGGEVIFTKTLAEHNREKAKHIGKQ; translated from the coding sequence ATGAAACAGAACGATTTTAGGGCGCCAGAGGCGCGGCTTGTGCGGAAAATCGTCTTGATTGTCTGTGCTGTTCTGCTGGCGGCGTTTGTCATTGCCGGCGCCAGCAGTTTCTTATACATCCGTTCAGCGCTTAAGCCCGTCGACCCGAATGACCGCACCCCGGTCCATGTCTCGATTCCGATCGGTTCATCGGCGGCGGCGATTGCCGAGCAGCTCGAACAAAAGCGGCTCATTAAAAGCGCGGCCGTGTTTCGCTTATATGTCCGCTGGAAAAATGAATCCGGCTTCCAGGCTGGGGAGTATGAGTTGACGCGGGCGATGCCAATGGCGCGCATCATTGAGCTGTTAAAAACGGGGAAATCGCTAAAAATCGGATTGAAGCTGACCGTTCCGGAAGGGTCGCAATTGGTGCAAATCGCTGACCTCATTGCTGCGAAAACAGGGTACAAACAAGAACAAATTATGAAATTGCTTAACGATCGCGCGTATATCGAACGGCTGATGAAAATGCACCCGGATTTGTTGACTGATGATATTTTTCGGAAAGGCATCCGCTATCCGCTGGAAGGCTACTTGTTCCCGGCGACGTATGTGTTTGCTGACGAAAAGCCGCCGCTCTCAGAGATCATTGAGGCGATGGTGGCGAAAACGGCAGCTGTGCTTGACACATATAAGGCAGCGATGAAAGAAAAGAACATGTCGCCGCATCAGCTGTTGACGATGTCGTCGCTCATTGAGGAAGAGGCGACGGAAAAAGCTGACCGCCAAAAAATCGCCAGCGTGTTTTACAATCGGCTGCACCGCGGCATGCCGCTTCAAACCGACCCGACCGTTTTGTACGCCCTTGGCGAACATAAAGAGCGTGTGTTGTATAAAGATTTGCAGGTCAATTCGCCGTACAACACGTACATTCATAAAGGGCTGCCGCCGGGGCCGATCGCCAACGCCGGCGTAATGTCGATCGAAGCGGCGCTTGAACCGGCGGCGACCGACTATTTATACTTTTTGGCGACACCGGGCGGCGAGGTCATTTTTACGAAAACGTTGGCCGAGCATAACCGGGAAAAGGCGAAGCATATTGGAAAACAATAG
- a CDS encoding DUF1292 domain-containing protein: MEHGDRHITVVDEHGNEQLCEILFTFESDDFGKSYVFYYPVGVEAEDENGETEVHVSAFIPGDENKEGELLPIETEEEWDMIEEVWNTFCAEQEEEDDE; encoded by the coding sequence ATGGAACACGGAGACCGTCATATTACCGTTGTCGACGAACATGGCAACGAGCAGCTGTGCGAAATTTTGTTTACGTTTGAATCAGATGATTTCGGCAAATCGTATGTGTTTTACTATCCGGTCGGCGTCGAGGCGGAAGATGAGAACGGCGAGACGGAAGTGCACGTTTCCGCCTTCATCCCTGGGGATGAGAACAAAGAAGGCGAACTGCTCCCAATCGAGACGGAAGAAGAGTGGGACATGATCGAAGAAGTATGGAATACGTTTTGCGCTGAACAGGAAGAGGAAGACGACGAATAA